From Vicia villosa cultivar HV-30 ecotype Madison, WI unplaced genomic scaffold, Vvil1.0 ctg.000417F_1_1_1, whole genome shotgun sequence, the proteins below share one genomic window:
- the LOC131627963 gene encoding uncharacterized protein LOC131627963 produces MSVYSEDEGFLMHFFQDSLAGASLEWYVQLERTHIHSWRDLVEAFIKHYQYNVDMAPNRTQLQSLVQGPKDSFKEYAQKWRELAARVQPPMTEREMSDMFTSTLSGHYYLACSASANFSEMVRYGERVEMGLKMGKIQLGASSNSTGGKKQAEGYARRKEGNADAIYGRRGSGRSNSHVNAVMIPVPQQQHQQGQRSSNDRYPPRTRPHRKIDPIPMTYAQVLQHLLKIEKITLRDAPNAPDTQSPNYNANARCAFHSGAAGHDTERCIALKNKVQDLLDQKIIQFTPTPNIVNNPMPAHGGSGVNAIESEEIRVVSEVSCLNFPLVSVKQHLINSGIFPGCGVDCENRKSQPEGCADLKGMVQKLIDEGPLQFYRRLRGAKSKDGEVSVISIPYDPVVPICIQVPIQIPVSIPYGEQPTALMITVPGPIPYESEKAIPWHYGSDVYYYGTKEEGEPSKEKFVEASVANTDNFAGTGRITRSGRVFSPSLFKTMQMLWLRPNENK; encoded by the coding sequence ATGTCGGTATACTCTGAGGATGAAGGTTTCCTGAtgcacttcttccaggatagtcttgCTGGGGCTTCTTTGGAGTGGTATGTTCAGCTGGAGCGTACTCATATCCATTCCtggagagatcttgtggaggctttCATTAAGCATTATCAGTATAATGTTGACATGGCGCCGAATCGAACTCAACTTCAGAGTTTGGTTCAAGGTCCTAAAGAttccttcaaggagtatgctcaaaaatggcgTGAGTTAGCCGCAAGAGTTCAGCCACCAATGACTGAACGTGAGATGAGTGACATGTTTACCAGTACTTTGTCTGGACACTACTACTTGGCTTGTAGTGCTTCAGCAAACTTTtctgaaatggtgagatatggCGAGCGTGTTGAAATGGGCCTCAAGATGGGGAAAATTCAGTTGGGAGCTTCTTCTAACTCCACTGGTGGTAAGAAGCAAGCTGAAGGTTATgccagaaggaaagaaggaaatgCTGATGCCATATATGGAAGAAGGGGTTCAGGGAGAAGCAATTCACATGTCAATGCTGTCATGATCccagtaccacaacaacaacatcagcagGGACAGCGTTCCAGTAATGATCGTTATCCTCCCAGGACTAGGCCTCAcagaaagattgacccgattcctatgacctatgctCAGGTGCTGCAACATTTGCTTAAGATTGAAaagattactttgagagatgctccgaATGCTCCGGACACACAATCTCCGAATTACAATGCGAATGCACGATGTGCTTTTCATTCAGGTGCTGCTGGGCATGATACCGAGAGGTGTATTGCGTTAAAGAACAAAGTCCAAGATTTGTTGGACCAAAAGATTATTCAGTTCactcctacacccaatattgtcaataatcCGATGCCTGCTCACGGAGGTTCGGGTGTGAATGCCATTGAGAGTGAAGAGATAAGGGTTGTATCTGAAGTGAGCTGTTTGAATTTTCCTCTTGTATCTGTGAAGCAACATCTGATTAATAGCGGTATCTTCCCGGGCTGTGGTGTTGATTGTGAGAATCGCAAAAGTCAACCTGAAGGTTGTGCTGATTTGAAAGGTATGGTACAAAAGCTGATTGATGAGGGTCCTCTTCAGTTCTATCGAAGGTTGAGAGGTGCGAAGAGTAAGGATGGTGAAGTGTCTGTGATCTCAATTCCTTATGATCCAGTTGTTCCAATATGTATCCAGGTGCCTATTCAGATACCTGTCAGTATCCCGTATGGGGAACAACCAACGGCGTTGATGATTACTGTGCCAGGGCCTATTCCATATGAGAGTGAGAAGGCCATCCCTTGGCATTATGGTTCAGACGTATATTACTATGGCACGAAGGAAGAAGGCGAGCCATCTAAAGAGAAGTTTGTTGAGGCCTCAGTTGCAAACACTGATAACTTCGCCGGTACTGGTAGGATCACTCGCAGTGGTAGGGTGTTCTCCCCCAGCTTGTTCAAAAcaatgcagatgctttggctaaggcCAAATGAAAACAAGTAA
- the LOC131627964 gene encoding uncharacterized protein LOC131627964, protein MDIPTDTVKERTRHTRAYKIPDIDVSGLIGLSSRLEGEVLRDFNHDYGNLLSILKTSFDPMALITLFQFYDPQLRCFTFQDYQLVPTLEEFSYILNIRITDDVPFIRVPEVVRFEKIAEALHMGIKEVERNWKSSGGVSGFYLCFLISRAEDAAKKEQWVDFSRLLAIMIYGIVLFPSRENFVSLAAICVFMNKNPVPTLLADAYFSIHSRSKKGGYVVGSCLPLLYQWFMLHLPVRGPFVLKKSSLKWSDRIVNLTSYDIRWNYCVGKIWNIITSCGQYPNVPLMGTRGCISYNPTLAYRQLGYAMERAQNDVEAFESVYFADGKDPLELEKIAYAWTKVHKRDQNTLSKKVPIVMGPYRKWVEARVASLLLPFARSCPLYEQPPVVLSDTVAAELYIQTEADNIKLRAKDNEVGLERYFQDREKAELARKLKHAQGEGSSMTRAQRRSHESLYRKQQECAKLRRSESNSKRRMQDSEQRLMEEKAKSARLEEELASFRSQRGGDGGAHSVVRRS, encoded by the coding sequence ATGGACATTCCCACTGATACTGTCAAGGAGCGTACAAGGCACACCAGAGCTTATAAGATTCCGGATATTGATGTTTCGGGGTTGATTGGTTTGAGTTCTCGGTTGGAAGGGGAGGTTCTTCGTGACTTCAATCATGATTATGGCAATTTGCTCTCCATCCTCAAGACATCTTTTGATCCAATGGCTTTGATCACCCtgtttcagttctatgatccacaGTTGAGGTGTTTTACATTTCAGGATTATCAACTGGTGCCAACACTCGAGGAGTTTTCTTACATACTCAACATCCGAATCACTGATGATGTACCTTTCATTCGAGTTCCCGAGGTTGTGAGATTTGAAAAAATAGCTGAAGCTCTTCACATGGGTATAAAGGAGGTGGAAAGAAATTGGAAGTCATCGGGCGGTGTTTCTGGTTTCTATCTTTGCTTTTTGATCAGTAGGGCTGAGGATGCGGCGAAGAAGGAGCAGTGGGTTGATTTTAGTCGCTTGCTTGCTATCATGATTTATGGTATTGTTTTATTCCCTTCAAGAGAAAACTTTGTGAGTTTGGCGGCAATTTGTGTCTTTATGAACAAAAACCCCGTGCCAACGTTGCTTGCAGACGCTTATTTTTCGATCCATTCGAGAAGTAAGAAGGGAGGATATGTTGTTGGTTCTTGTCTTCCGTTGTTGTATCAGTGGTTCATGTTGCATTTGCCGGTGAGAGGACCTTttgtgctcaagaagagttctcttAAGTGGTCAGATAGGATTGTTAACCTCACATCTTATGACATCAGGTGGAACTATTGTGTGGGGAAGATTTGGAACATCATCACTAGTTGCGGTCAATATCCCAACGTTCCTCTCATGGGAACCAGAGGTTGCATTAGTTACAATCCCACACTCGCCTATCGTCAATTGGGATATGCAATGGAAAGGGCTCAGAATGATGTAGAAGCATTTGAATCAGTGTACTTTGCTGATGGTAAAGATCCTCTGGAGCTAGAAAAGATAGCGTATGCTTGGACCAAAGTTCACAAGAGAGATCAGAATACGTTGAGCAAGAAAGTTCCTATTGTTATGGGTCCTTACcgcaagtgggttgaagcaagaGTGGCAAGTCTGTTGTTGCCATTTGCTAGGTCATGTCCATTGTATGAGCAACCTCCCGTGGTTTTATCTGATACCGTTGCGGCTGAACTCTATATTCAAACTGAAGCGGACAACATCAAACTAAGAGCAAAGGACAATGAGGTTGGCTTGGAGAGGTATTTTCAAGATCGCGAAAAGGCGGAATTGGCTCGTAAGCTCAAGCATGCGCAAGGTGAAGGTTCAAGCATGACACGTGCCCAAAGGCGATCTCATGAAAGCTTGTACCGAAAACAGCAGGAATGTGCGAAGTTGCGAAGGTCCGAAAGCAATAGCAAGAGAAGGATGCAGGATTCAGAACAACGGTTGATGGAAGAGAAAGCCAAGTCAGCTAGACTTGAAGAAGAGCTTGCAAGCTTCCGGTCCCAGCGGGGAGGAGATGGAGGAGCTCATTCTGTTGTCAGACGATCCTAG